From Solea senegalensis isolate Sse05_10M unplaced genomic scaffold, IFAPA_SoseM_1 scf7180000015897, whole genome shotgun sequence, a single genomic window includes:
- the LOC122762646 gene encoding transmembrane and death domain protein 1-like translates to MKGWKLCLIFIFPLLTSTLGGEDTVAEDIGVHQLERLVEMLTVKECEDLLRTLSHPEENIFHRLERLSPKKNLSALKPRTKRDTSLFVDSEAQCQAALTEWLLQYGDHTYYDRLTRALQHIGRSDIAIEVGKNINQDKVLKLKRYVDGYHKYVSSLNVPSVQVDPKQDAGQKVKKRTVRDLSWRDLDLIVERAPVPPYMKGPMDVFLPVLYGFMMGFT, encoded by the coding sequence ATGAAAGGCTGGAAGCTCTgtctcatcttcatctttccACTGCTGACTTCAACTCTTGGAGGAGAGGACACGGTGGCAGAAGACATCGGTGTCCATCAACTGGAGCGATTAGTGGAGATGCTGACGGTAAAGGAGTGCGAAGATCTTCTACGCACTCTCTCCCACCCGGAGGAAAATATATTCCATCGACTTGAACGCCTCTCAccgaaaaaaaatctatcaGCTCTTAAGCCTCGCACCAAAAGAGACACATCTTTATTTGTGGACAGTGAGGCTCAGTGTCAGGCAGCCCTCACAGAGTGGCTGCTGCAGTACGGTGACCACACCTACTATGACAGACTCACACGCGCCTTGCAGCACATTGGCAGAAGTGACATCGCCATTGAAGTGGGGAAGAACATCAATCAGGACAAAGTGTTGAAGCTGAAGCGCTACGTGGACGGTTATCACAAATATGTGAGCTCTTTAAACGTCCCGTCAGTACAAGTGGATCCAAAACAAGATGCAGGTCAGAAGGTCAAGAAAAGAACTGTGAGGGATCTGAGTTGGCGTGACCTTGACCTGATTGTGGAGCGAGCGCCTGTTCCCCCGTACATGAAGGGACCCATGGACGTATTTCTGCCAGTCTTGTATGGCTTCATGATGGGCTTCACAG